The genome window CCACAGTTCGATGACGCCGAGTTCGACGAGCGCTTGCAGCGCGACGCCGAGGCTCTGCGGCGTCGTCTCGGTCTCTCCCAGTCCAGCGTGGAGCTGTCGGGCTTGCGGATAGCTTCGGGTCGACTGCTCGATTGCGCGTTTGGCGTCTCGCCAGTGTCGGCGGAGATACCCGAAGTTCGTCGGGTTCTCCGCCCGAAGCCGGTCGATTCGGGTCGACATCGGCTCGGCGACGTCGACGCTGTCGAACAGCTCGGCGACGGACGCGTCGACGGCGCCGTCCTCCGCGTGACAGATTCCGAGCACGGTGTCGCGCTCGGCGAGTTTGTGGAGCGTCCGCAGCAACGGAGTTGCCGAGTTACCCTCCAAAAGCGGCGTCAGCGACTCGATCCAGACGAACAGCAGTCGTTCCGACGCGGGTCGCGCGAGTGCAGTCTCGAGCGTGTCGGCGACGACCTCGGGTGAGACCGGCGCAGACGTGTTCGTCAGAGAGGTACCGCCGAAAACCGAGGGACTCGGCGTCGAAGCCGCCGTGCTCCGTGTGGTCTCGTCGATAGCGAGAATCGTCTGTCCCGCCGGTTCCGGACCGACCTCCGTTCGCCACCGGTCGAGCCACTCGTCGGGCGTCGTCTCTGTCAGTACGGCGACGACGTCGACCGACGGCGTTCGGGTCAGCGTCGACGGTAGCGGCGCTTCGTCCTCGGCTCTTCGAAGGTGGAGTCCCGAACGGACGGCCGACGGTGTCGACGAGTCACTCATAGAGATGTTACT of Haloprofundus halophilus contains these proteins:
- a CDS encoding DUF7504 family protein produces the protein MSDSSTPSAVRSGLHLRRAEDEAPLPSTLTRTPSVDVVAVLTETTPDEWLDRWRTEVGPEPAGQTILAIDETTRSTAASTPSPSVFGGTSLTNTSAPVSPEVVADTLETALARPASERLLFVWIESLTPLLEGNSATPLLRTLHKLAERDTVLGICHAEDGAVDASVAELFDSVDVAEPMSTRIDRLRAENPTNFGYLRRHWRDAKRAIEQSTRSYPQARQLHAGLGETETTPQSLGVALQALVELGVIELWNDTVGSNRYDLTTYDAELLGAVGESLSRTDESG